AGCATAACGTCAGAATAGCTTTAAGGCTAACAATTAACTGTAAGCTAAGTTAATTATTTTGGTAGACATTTAACGTTATACCTACTTGTTAATGCTCATTATCTAATAGCTGCTTGAAAAGTATGTAGGCAGTCTCTTAGAGCCATGCATTCAGGTTGCAAATGACAGTTAATGTTTAGCAGAATACTTTgaaataacgttaacgttatgtcTCGGTTTCaagtagctaacgttaacgaaACGTTAATCAAATGTGCACTTTCACCACGAAGCTGTCTACTTTTGGTTAGTTATTTTAGTTTGCATTGCTACAAAGTGAACTTGGCTGTAACGTTACTGCCACCATAGTTATTGAAATGGTAGTATGCAAGTTAGATATACCATAATCTAATAGTCTAAGGCATTCGAAAATCACTGCATTTCTTGGGCCTTGAGACATGGTGACCACTACTAACGTTACTGCTCTCGAGCATTTTGGTAATTTGATAGACAGAGTTCCTACCATTCTAAAGCGTGAAAAGGGACTACTAAATAAAGCAAGTTGCGAGGGCTAAGGAGAGCGTTGTTTTCCAAGATAAGCTAACCAACAGCTCGTGCAATTTTCAGATACTTGACATTACTGCCGCGATCTAAACGTATGGTTTTCCTTTTAGGCTGCTATCAAAGGAAAACTGCAGGAGCTTGGCGCTTATGTTGGTAAGTAGAACgttcattattcatttagagtTGTGGTTGGTTCTCAAGGCTGAGCCCACCACACCTTTTAGCTGCATGCACCCAGAAATGTGTGCTTGGAATAAACATTAGATTATGGATCGGATGAACCGTTGCACTAACCAAGGGGAGGTACTGATGGGTTCAGTTCAGGGGCAGGTcatgcattgtgcaggctaatTGGTTCTCCAAAAACTGAATGATGTACCTTTGTGAAGTGTTCGGCTGCAGAGGTTGCACTATGACCAACTTTATGACCCGTAAATTCCTTTCTAGATGAAGAACTTCCTGACTACATAATGGTTATGGTGGCCAACAAGAAAAATGCACAGCAAATGGCAGAtgatctgtctctttttcttggAAACAACACAATCAAGTTCACAGTATGGTATGTCTGCACAGCAATTGGCAGAAAGGAATGTGACATTTGACGATATACCTACAATGTTTTAATGTTAATTCATTTTTTTACAGGTTACATGGTGTCTTGGAAAAACTTAGATCAGTTGCTGTTGGTAAGTTTTGTTttgagcctcttctgggttgtaCAAAAATGTTAGGACTAATGGATTGTCTGAAATATGAATATTAATTCCTGTGACCACATTGCATTAAACATTTGAAGACTTCGCTTCGGCCATTTTCGTTTTCCTCACACTGTCACACCCTTGTGTGTTTTTAGAACCGACATCAATCAGGCCACAGCTTGACTCAGACACAAGTGCCCCGATCTCCAAAAGCCGGGATGGTGAGAGGAGGGGCGAGGACTCCAGAGCCCTGGCTGTCTCCAGCTCGCGCTCCGATAGGACAGAGGCTCGCGTCTCCAGCTCTGCATACGACAACCACAGCAGGTGTAGTGCACAAGCCATGACTGAAATCGATCACCATTGACCACACAAACTCAGCTGTTTTCTAAGCCCCTGTTTGCTATCACTCTTATTGTTACTGCAACACTACAATGTCCCCTCAAGAATCAATagttatctatctgtctatctatctatctatctatctatctgtctatctatctatctgtctatctgtctatctatctgtctatctatctatctgtctatctgtctatctgtctatctatctatctatctgtctatctatctatctatctatctatctgtctatctatctatctgtctatctgtctatctgtctatctatctatctgtctatctatctatctatctgtctatctatctgtctatctgtctatctatctatctatctatctatctatctatctgtctatctatctatctatctatctatctatctgtctatctgtctatctgtctatctgtctatctatctatctatctatctatctatctatctatctgtctatctatctatctatctatctatctatctatctatctatctatctgtctatctatctgtctatctgtctatctatctatctatctatctgtctatctatctctatctgtctatctatctatctatctgtctatctgtctctatctatctgtctatctgtctatctgtctatctgtctatctgtctatctatctatctgtctatctatctatctatctatctgtctatctatctatctatctatctatctatctgtctattcaTCCTCAGGCGAGGGTCTTCAGACAAGAATGCTTCCAGACTGACCTCCGCAGTCAAGCCCCTGATGGAACCCCATTCTGTTGAAGCCATCATAGACATCAAACCCGACCTGGACGACGACCTCATCGCCGAAGTCCACGCCGAGACGAGCGTCACTTCCGGCCGGCCCCCGCGTGTCACCTCAGGACGCTCCGCGGCCGAACTCCACAGGTCACGGGTGCCGCCGGGGGCCTCGTCGCGGAGCTCGGGCCGCATGGCGGAGAGCTACAGGCCATCGGAGGAGCGCCTAAGCTCAGCCTACGGCCGCAGTTCCAGGAGCAGCGGCAGCAGGGTAGAGACGCACAAGCTCTTCTGAAGTATCTGTTATTGTGCTACAACCACAATAGCCACATCATTAGAATTTATCCAATTCATCTTCTAACTTCAAtcatatgtcttttttcctctctctccctccctctctccctccctctctgcccccctctctctctgtgtctcttcgtCTCTCATCAAGGATGAGATGCACCGGAAGAGGAAGGCCCCTGTGGCCAGTTCTGTGGTTCGTGTTCACAGAGGAGCCAATGAGGGCCAGGACAGCGATGATGTGGAGGACGACGACGACGATGATGAGGAAGAGTACGGCTCGAGGAGTGGCGTCTCCAGCAGAGTATCCCTTCCATCCAAACCAGAGCGCAAGTATGCTGTCCTGTCTCATTCCAGGGCGTCTGtgtaaacacgtgtgtgtgtgtgtgcgtgtgacatgATCTATGGCATATGTATTATATTGTGGTTACTTATGTAAagctctcgccagatgaatttcgttccgcctagctccgctCACATATGATATCCATATATCCATAtgggatcgcttccgttgagagtgatttcggcaccagattttatggtagagccaatcaggacgcagggtgggagtttcatagatgtgacgtagcgtagaagcgactgagACTGTTTTGATTCAGAGAACAATGGCGGCTCTCATCAGcttcacgggttggcttcgatgtgagtggttgaagtagcacgtcaataaagATGACGGATAAGtggtttatccaatcatatgcaaggatttttgatgaggcccagccttctgaaacacctctccaatggagcgatcccagatggatgaatggagctaggcggaatgaaattcatctggcgagagtcaggttaaagCACAAGCCCATGTGTATAAAATATttgatatatatatgtatgtatgttgctTGCATAGGCCCTCTCTTCCACCCGGCAAGCAGGCCAACAAAAACTTGATCTTGAAGGCGATCTCAGACGCACAGCAGTCTATTACCAAGACGACCAGTTACACAACAAGCCGCACAACAGGTAAAAATGCCCGTAGTGTTTTGTGTTATTCACAATTGAATTGTTGGAACATTTCATTCGTATGTAAAAACAGACCTGTCAGCATCAGGACAATATGAGCTGTTGACTGGAGTGTTGACCCACCCCctgttgaccccccccccccccccaccccctccaggTCCACGGAGGCAGACGGTCCCAGTAGCCCCACGCACCCGTCCCAGCAGCGAGGAGATGAAGAGCGCCATCCGCTTCGTCCAGGAGCAGCTGCAGGGGCTCATCACACCAGAGGCACAACTCGGTTAGTGCCAAACTGTGTTACCTACAACTAGTTTACActtgaacgcacacacacacacacacacacacacacacacaacaaaacacaatcTTAGTTATCTAAATTTCACGAATTGGGGGaagaaacacgcacacgcaacaAAAACAGTCCGAGTTATATATCTTGTATATATTTCTCTTTGAAGATGGTCATGTGTATTTCCCACCCTGACCGCAGTGTGTTTCTGTTCTTTATTATTTCCATAGCTGCTTCTGCAGCTTCTGTTCTCTCAGGTCAGTCCAGGTCACTGTCCTCACGGCTCCAGGTGGAGGAGGTGCCGGAGGACGAGGAACCGCCCCAGCAGCCAGACTACGGTACGGTCATCATCCTTAAAGGTGtgagtttttgaacattctgaCATAAGATTTCCATtctgcaacaattgaaggttctaaaattctatcttgaattcaatgaacccagatattctttagaacgttaattTTCCAACATTTCCATCACACCTGTGTGACACTACACCTTTTAAGGGTTA
The nucleotide sequence above comes from Alosa sapidissima isolate fAloSap1 chromosome 6, fAloSap1.pri, whole genome shotgun sequence. Encoded proteins:
- the zc3h14 gene encoding zinc finger CCCH domain-containing protein 14 isoform X1 translates to MEIGTEISKKIRAAIKGKLQELGAYVDEELPDYIMVMVANKKNAQQMADDLSLFLGNNTIKFTVWLHGVLEKLRSVAVEPTSIRPQLDSDTSAPISKSRDGERRGEDSRALAVSSSRSDRTEARVSSSAYDNHSRRGSSDKNASRLTSAVKPLMEPHSVEAIIDIKPDLDDDLIAEVHAETSVTSGRPPRVTSGRSAAELHRSRVPPGASSRSSGRMAESYRPSEERLSSAYGRSSRSSGSRDEMHRKRKAPVASSVVRVHRGANEGQDSDDVEDDDDDDEEEYGSRSGVSSRVSLPSKPERKPSLPPGKQANKNLILKAISDAQQSITKTTSYTTSRTTGPRRQTVPVAPRTRPSSEEMKSAIRFVQEQLQGLITPEAQLAASAASVLSGQSRSLSSRLQVEEVPEDEEPPQQPDYGTVIILKEAQLCDMNRLKAFDTRSFIVKRPELEETPSVRSRLGTSVQLQEVPSTTAPTPTAAPTTPLTPLRMVQPRERPEVAPASPKFIVTLDGVPSPLASRGDQDMDVDDSDVPRVDRAAADPPGLGLKIRERLGAHQRLQKVVSFSDEEDMDAEDSDMMDQEPVPVKRQKVLERCKFWPVCKSGDDCVYHHPTTQCKTFPNCKFGDKCLFVHPNCKFDAKCKKPDCPFTHVSRRGAPNLPRPVAAVAAAQPPTICRFFPDCKKMDCPFYHPKPCRFAGQCKRQGCSFYHPSTSVPPRHALKWTKTQSS
- the zc3h14 gene encoding zinc finger CCCH domain-containing protein 14 isoform X2, whose product is MEIGTEISKKIRAAIKGKLQELGAYVDEELPDYIMVMVANKKNAQQMADDLSLFLGNNTIKFTVWLHGVLEKLRSVAVEPTSIRPQLDSDTSAPISKSRDGERRGEDSRALAVSSSRSDRTEARVSSSAYDNHSRRGSSDKNASRLTSAVKPLMEPHSVEAIIDIKPDLDDDLIAEVHAETSVTSGRPPRVTSGRSAAELHRSRVPPGASSRSSGRMAESYRPSEERLSSAYGRSSRSSGSRDEMHRKRKAPVASSVVRVHRGANEGQDSDDVEDDDDDDEEEYGSRSGVSSRVSLPSKPERKPSLPPGKQANKNLILKAISDAQQSITKTTSYTTSRTTGPRRQTVPVAPRTRPSSEEMKSAIRFVQEQLQGLITPEAQLAASAASVLSGQSRSLSSRLQVEEVPEDEEPPQQPDYEAQLCDMNRLKAFDTRSFIVKRPELEETPSVRSRLGTSVQLQEVPSTTAPTPTAAPTTPLTPLRMVQPRERPEVAPASPKFIVTLDGVPSPLASRGDQDMDVDDSDVPRVDRAAADPPGLGLKIRERLGAHQRLQKVVSFSDEEDMDAEDSDMMDQEPVPVKRQKVLERCKFWPVCKSGDDCVYHHPTTQCKTFPNCKFGDKCLFVHPNCKFDAKCKKPDCPFTHVSRRGAPNLPRPVAAVAAAQPPTICRFFPDCKKMDCPFYHPKPCRFAGQCKRQGCSFYHPSTSVPPRHALKWTKTQSS